Below is a window of Halomonas sp. Bachu 37 DNA.
GGTATCCACCGGCACGATGGAGTGCATGGCGGAGCGCGTCAGACGCAAGTCGGTCTGGTGATAGGCGTCGATCACCGGCTGGTCGTTCATGGCCGAATGAATGGTGGTGGTGACGCCATGCTCGATACCCAACGCTTCATCCAATACCGTCAGCAGTGGAATCAGGCAGTTGGTGGTACACGAGGCCGCCGACACGATACGCGAACGGTCATTTAGCTGATGATCGTTGATCCCGTATACGATAGTGGCATCGACGTCGTTTTCCGCGGGCTGGGAAAACAACAGGCGCCTGGCGCCGGCCGCCAGGTGCTTCTCGGCGGTAGCGCGATCCTTGAAACTGCCCGAGCACTCGAGCACCAGATCGATATCCAGCTCGCGCCAGGGCAGGCGCGATGGGTCGGACTCGCACAATATCCTGATGGCGTTGCCGTTGATGACCAGGGTGTCGCCATCCGCCTCGACACGCCCGGGAAAACGGCCATGGGTGGTGTCGTAACGCGTCAGATAGGCAATGGTGGCCAGGTCGGACAGCTCATTGATGGCCACCACTTCGATATTCGCCTCGGCCCGCTCAACTAGTGCCCGCAAGACGCATTGGCCGATGCGCCCGTAGCCATTGATTGCGATGCGAAGTGTCGAAGTAGCTGAAGCCATGTGCAGACGTCACGCTCGAATAACGGATCATGAATGGAAATAGCCGGCAATGATAACGTATTTCAGCTGCCTACGCTCATGCCGGCGAGAGTCAACAGGCGCCAGGCCAGGGGTAACAGCAGGGCGGTAAGCACGCCGGTCAGGCTCATTCCCAGCGAAGCGAAAGCCCCCGCCGTGGGGCCGATCTCGAAGGCGCGCACGGTACCCAGCGCATGGCCGTTCAAGCCTAGCGCGAACCCGATGATGCGCTCGTCACGTATTCCCATCCAGCGTGCCAGCAAGCTGACGAAGGCGATGGCCGCCACGCCGGTAATCAGCAACGCGCCCATCAGCAGTGCGACGGACCCGCCCAATTGCTGGGTGATGCCGATGGCAATCGGCGCGGTAACGGATTTCGCCGCCAGCGAGGCCAGAATGGTGGGCGACGCTCCCAGCAGCCAGGCAATACCTAGCGCGTAGATCACTGCCAGACCCGCCGCCAGCGGCAGGCTGAACAAAAGCGGCCGCCACAACTCCCGAATACGCGGCAGCTGCTGGTAGAGCGGCATGCCTAGCGCCACCGTGGCGGGGCCGAGCAGAACCGTCAACCACGCGGCACCTTGTTGATATTCCTGATAGGGAATACCGGTCAATGACAGTACCGCAGCGAGCATGAGGGCGGCGACCAGTATGGCCGGTAGCCAGGTAGGCCGTCCCAGTCGTTGAAATACGCAGATGCCCAACAGGTACGCGGCCAGCGTGAGGCCTACCGCAAACAGTGGTGTGGCAAGCAGGACGGCTCGCAAGGTGGCTAGCTGGTCGAAGGAGTTAGTCACCGACATGGTAGCGCCGCATCAGGTACTGCATCAGCCACAGCGTGGTGAAGACACTCAGCAAGGTGCCGAGAATCAAGCCGGCGAGAATGGCGGTCCAGTGCCCCGCCATTTCCCCGATGATGAAGAATACCCCCACCACGCCCGGCATGATCAACATGGCCAGAAGCGCAATCAACGGCTGCGCAGCGGCGGCCAACGTCGAGGGTACTCCGCCGCGCAGCGCCAGCGTGAGGGTGAGCAGCAGCATGCCCACCACTCCGGCGGAGACCGGCAAGCCGGTGAGTGTCACCACCGCCTCTCCGATCAGCCAGAAACCCAGAAGCCAGAGAAAGCCGCTGAGCGCCGGCATCGCTACAGCAGGGCCTCGGCTTGCGCGACGATATTCTCCACCGTGAAGCCGAAGTGCTTGAACAGGTCTCCCGCCGGCGCGGATTCGCCGAAGCTGTTCATCGCCACGATCCGGCCTTGCAGGCCCACGTACTTGTACCAGAAGTCCTGATGAGACGCTTCCACCGCCACGCGAGCGGTAACGGCTGCCGGCAGTACACTCTCGCGGTACTCGGCGTCCTGACGGTCGAAGACATCGGTAGCGGGCATCGAGACCACACGCACGGCTTTTCCGGCCTGGCTGAGCTTTTCCGCCGCCTGCATGGCCAGGGTCAGCTCGGAACCGGTGGCGATAAGGATCAGCTCCGGGGTGGTATCGCTATCCTGCAGCACGTAGCCCCCGCGCTGAATGGCGATCAGTTGAGCCCGGGTGCGCGCCTGGTGCGGCAGGTTCTGGCGCGACAGCACCAGTGCCGTGGGGCCGGAATGGCGCTTGATGGCGTAATCCCAGGCCGCTGCGGTTTCCACCGCATCCGCCGGGCGCCAGGTGGAAAGGTTGGGCGTTGCGCGCAGGTTGGCCAGCTGCTCGATCGGCTGGTGAGTCGGGCCGTCCTCGCCCAGGCCGATGGAGTCGTGGGTGAAGATATAGATGGCACGCTGACCCATCAGCGCCGCCATGCGCACGGCGTTGCGCATGTACTCCATGAAGATCAGGAAGGTCGCACCGTAGGGAATGAAACCGCCGTGCAGGGCGATACCGTTCATTATCGCGCCCATGCCGAATTCGCGTACGCCATAGTGCAGGTAATTGCCGTCGGCGTCTTCCGGGGTGATGGCCTTGGCACCCTTCCAGAATGTCAGGTTGGACGGCCCCAGATCGGCGCTGCCACCAAGCAGTTCCGGCAGCTGCGGACCCAAGGCATTCAGGGCGGCCTGGGAGGCCTTGCGCGAGGCGATGCTTTCGCCTTTTTCCTGAGATTGTTCGATCAATGATTCGCTGGACAATTCCGCGGGCAGCTGGCCCTTCAAGCGGCGCTTGAGCTCGCGGGCCTCGGCGGGGAAGGCCTCGGCGTAACGAGAGAAGCGGGTATTCCACTCCTCTTGCCACTTCTTGCCTTTATCGCGCGCCTCCCAGCCCTGATAGATCGGCTCGGGAATATGGAACGGCTCATGCGGCCAATTCAGCTGCTTGCGTGCGGCGGCGACTTCCTCCTCGCCCAGCGGCGCACCATGGGCGTCTTCCTTGCCCTGCTTGTTGGGCGCACCGAAGCCGATCATGGTCTTGCAGATGATCAGGCTGGGCTTGTCGTCATGGCTCTTGGCCAGCTCGATGGCGGCCTTGATCTCGTCCGCATTGTGGCCGTCGACATTGGGCACCACATGCCAGCCATAGGCATCGAAGCGCTTGGCGGTATCGTCGGTGAACCAGCCCTCGACTTCGCCGTCGATCGAGATGCCGTTGTCATCGTAGAACACGACCAGCTTACCCAGCTGGTGAGTGCCGGCGAGCGACGAGACTTCGTGGGAAATGCCCTCCATCATGCAGCCATCGCCCACGAAACACCAAGTGTAATGGTCGACGACGGTGTGCCCGGGACGGTTGAACTGCGCTGCCAGCGTCTTTTCGGCGATCGCCATGCCGACGGCATTGGCCAGGCCTTGGCCCAGGGGGCCGGTGGTAGTTTCGATCCCAGGCGCATAACCGAACTCGGGGTGACCCGCGGTAGGTGAGTGCAACTGGCGAAAGCACTGCAGTTGTTCCAGGCTCAATTCATAGCCGGTAAGGTGCAGCAGCGAGTAGAGCAGCATGGACCCATGCCCGTTGGACAGCACGAAGCGGTCGCGATCGGCCCAGCGGGGGTCGTTGGGGTTGTGCTTGAGGTAGTCATTCCATAGCACCTCGGCAATGTCCGCCATTCCCATGGGAGCGCCGGGATGGCCGGACTTGGCCTTCTGGACGGCATCCATGGAAAGGGCGCGAATGGCGTTGGCCAGCTCAAAACGGGACGGCATGGGGTGCTCCTCGCCTGAAGTCAAAAAGAACGTTTGCTTGAAGACAAAGGAACTATTGTCGCCGACTTGCTTAATGGCGGCAAATCCTGTGAAGCCGAGTCTTCTCGGTGTAGACTCTGCCCCCCGAAGCGGTGGCACCCGCTTTATTTGCAGGCAGGCCTGTTCTGCCATGATTTTTGCGATGCTGTGGTCACTACAGCCGATATACAGAGGATCGTCAGCGCGATGAGCGAATATTCCCTGTTTACCTCCGAATCCGTCTCCGAAGGTCACCCGGACAAGATCGCCGATCAGATATCCGATGCGGTGCTGGATGCCATTATCGCCCGGGATAAACAGGCGCGTGTCGCTTGTGAAACTCTGGTCAAGACCGGGGTGGCGATTATTGCCGGTGAAATCACCACTTCGGCCTGGGTGGATCTTGAAGCCCTGGTGCGCGATGTGATCACCGATATCGGCTATGTCTCCTCGGATGTCGGCTTTGACGGCGGTACCTGCGGGGTGATCAACCTGATCGGCAAGCAGAGCGTGGACATCGCCCAGGGGGTGGACCGCAGCAAGCCGGAAGATCAGGGGGCGGGCGACCAGGGCTTGATGTTCGGTTACGCGACCAACGAGACTGACACCTACATGCCGGCACCCATCCACTATTCTCACCGGTTGGTGGAGCGCCAGGCGGAACTGCGCAAGCACGGCCTGCTGCCGTGGCTACGTCCGGATGCCAAGAGCCAGGTCACCTTCCGCTACGATGCCGAAGGCAAACCGTGCGGCGTCGACGCCGTGGTGCTTTCCACCCAGCACGACCCGGACATCGATCAGGATGAGCTGCGCAAGATGGTCAAGCGCGAGATCATCGAGCAGGTTATCCCGGCGGAGTGGCTGAACGAGAACACCCAATACCACATCAACCCCACCGGCAAGTTCGTCATCGGCGGACCGGTGGGCGATTGCGGTCTGACCGGACGCAAGATCATCGTCGATACCTACGGCGGCATGGCGCGCCACGGCGGCGGTGCATTCTCCGGCAAGGACCCCTCCAAGGTCGACCGTAGCGCGGCCTATGCCGGACGTTACGTGGCCAAGAATCTGGTCGCCGCCGGCCTTGCCGACAAGTGCGAAATTCAGGTTTCCTACGCCATCGGCGTGGCGGAGCCGACCTCGGTGGCGATCGATACCTTCGGCACCGGCAAGATCGACGACGCGCGCATCATCGAACTGATTCGCGAGCACTTCGATCTGCGGCCCAACGCCATCACCCGCATGCTCGACCTGCTTCACCCGATGTACCGCTTGACGGCCGCCTATGGTCACTTCGGCCGCAAACCGTTCGAGACCAGCTATCGCTGGCTGGACGCCAACGGCGAAGAGCAGTTGGAAACCTTCACCGCCTTCCCGTGGGAGAAGATCGACAAGGCAGATACTCTGCGCCAGGCCGCCGGTCTGTAAGATGAGAGCCGCCGGTTGAACGTTGCCCGCGACATTGGGTTGGGTAAGCCATCGGCTCGTCATGTTGTAGGAGAACGCCCCTTCGGCCATGCCAAGGGGCGTTTTTCGTGGCCGCCTTGGGTAGGCTGACAAGACCCAAAAGATGCCGGAGCGCTGCCATGCCATGGTTCATGCCAGGGGCGAAGTATGTCCTTTCGGGGTTAGCCTCGCTCGCCATTGCCACCGCTGGATTGGCCGATGAGGCCCCGTGTCCTGCCTGGCCCGAGCCCCGCCTGTCCCAGGAGACCCAGGCGTTGACGGAGCAGGTTCAGCGCTGGGAGCGGTCCTATCGTCAACAGGGCGAAGCGCTCGTCGCCGATGAACTTTACGATCAGGCCGTGGCGCGGCTGGCCAGCTGGCGGGCCTGCCTGGGTGAGCCGCACGTTCCCCAGCCGCTTCTGGCCGAGCCTGGCGAGATCGCCCACCCGGTGGCCCAGACCGGGCTGGACAAGCGTGATGAAGCGGGGGTTCGGAGCTGGTCGTCTCGCCGCGAGAATGTATGGATTCAACCCAAGGTGGATGGCGTGGCCGTAACCTTGCGCTACGTTGACGGTCGGCTGACCCAGGCCGTGAGCCGTGGCGATGGTGAGTACGGCCAGGATTGGACGGAACGAGCCCATATCCTGCCCGCCGTGCCGGACCGGCTGCCCATCCCCCTCGATGGGGTATTGCAAGGCGAGCTTTACTGGCGTTTGAACGAGCATATCCAGGCACAGTCGCGCTTTCCCAACGCACGTAACAAGGTCGCCGGCCTTATGGCGCAGCAGAACCCCACGGCAAGCGATCTGGCGCAAGTCGGGCTTTTCGTGTGGGGATGGCCGGACGGCCCGGCATCCATGCAGGAGCGCCTGGCCGGGCTCAGCGAGATGGGGTTCGATACGGCGCTCTATACCCACGCACTCGACGATCAGGACGACGCGGCGCGGTGGCGCCAACGCTGGTTTCGTGGACCATTGCCGTTTGCTACTGATGGCGTGGTGCTCAAGCAGGCCGAGCGGCCCGGCGTGCGCCACTGGTCGTCATCGCCCCCGGAGTGGGCCGTTGCCTGGAAGTATCCCCCACGCCAGGCATTGGCGGAGGTGCGGGGCGTGGAATTTCGTGTGGGACGAACCGGGCGCGTGACGCCGCTGGTGTGGCTCAACCCCGTGCTGCTGGAGGGTCGGCGTATCAGCCGCGTCTCGCTAGGTTCGCTGCAGCGCTGGGAGTCACTGGACATTCGCCCTGGTGACCAGGTCGCCGTCACCTTGGCGGGGTTGACGATTCCTCAGCTAACCGAGGTGGTGTGGCATACCCAGCAGCGCTCGCCGCTGGCCGCACCGTCAGCGCAGCGCTATCACCTGCTTAGCTGTTTCGAGTTGACGTCCGGCTGTGAAAGCCAACTGCTGGCGCGGCTTGTCTACCTCGGCGAGCAGCTGGGGATGCAGGGAATCGGCGAAGGGACTTGGCAGGCGCTGCTGGAGGCGGGCGTCGTCACTCGGTTACTCGATTGGCTGAACGTCGAGCCACGCCAGCTGCAGCAAGCCCA
It encodes the following:
- the metK gene encoding methionine adenosyltransferase is translated as MSEYSLFTSESVSEGHPDKIADQISDAVLDAIIARDKQARVACETLVKTGVAIIAGEITTSAWVDLEALVRDVITDIGYVSSDVGFDGGTCGVINLIGKQSVDIAQGVDRSKPEDQGAGDQGLMFGYATNETDTYMPAPIHYSHRLVERQAELRKHGLLPWLRPDAKSQVTFRYDAEGKPCGVDAVVLSTQHDPDIDQDELRKMVKREIIEQVIPAEWLNENTQYHINPTGKFVIGGPVGDCGLTGRKIIVDTYGGMARHGGGAFSGKDPSKVDRSAAYAGRYVAKNLVAAGLADKCEIQVSYAIGVAEPTSVAIDTFGTGKIDDARIIELIREHFDLRPNAITRMLDLLHPMYRLTAAYGHFGRKPFETSYRWLDANGEEQLETFTAFPWEKIDKADTLRQAAGL
- the ligB gene encoding NAD-dependent DNA ligase LigB, coding for MPWFMPGAKYVLSGLASLAIATAGLADEAPCPAWPEPRLSQETQALTEQVQRWERSYRQQGEALVADELYDQAVARLASWRACLGEPHVPQPLLAEPGEIAHPVAQTGLDKRDEAGVRSWSSRRENVWIQPKVDGVAVTLRYVDGRLTQAVSRGDGEYGQDWTERAHILPAVPDRLPIPLDGVLQGELYWRLNEHIQAQSRFPNARNKVAGLMAQQNPTASDLAQVGLFVWGWPDGPASMQERLAGLSEMGFDTALYTHALDDQDDAARWRQRWFRGPLPFATDGVVLKQAERPGVRHWSSSPPEWAVAWKYPPRQALAEVRGVEFRVGRTGRVTPLVWLNPVLLEGRRISRVSLGSLQRWESLDIRPGDQVAVTLAGLTIPQLTEVVWHTQQRSPLAAPSAQRYHLLSCFELTSGCESQLLARLVYLGEQLGMQGIGEGTWQALLEAGVVTRLLDWLNVEPRQLQQAHGIGEVTAAALNEQFQLARGKPFAAWLKALGAPPGSEAVRADWPSLTGYQRKEWQAVPGIGPVRADALVAFFSHPEVQRMAEQLKQAGIEGFN
- the gap gene encoding type I glyceraldehyde-3-phosphate dehydrogenase, coding for MASATSTLRIAINGYGRIGQCVLRALVERAEANIEVVAINELSDLATIAYLTRYDTTHGRFPGRVEADGDTLVINGNAIRILCESDPSRLPWRELDIDLVLECSGSFKDRATAEKHLAAGARRLLFSQPAENDVDATIVYGINDHQLNDRSRIVSAASCTTNCLIPLLTVLDEALGIEHGVTTTIHSAMNDQPVIDAYHQTDLRLTRSAMHSIVPVDTGLAKGIHRLMPHLEGRFECLHVRVPTINVSAMDVALTVKRGTHADEVNALLRDASHTHLNGVLGYTEEPVASSDFNHDPRSGIVDATQTRVAGERLVKLLCWFDNEWGFANRMLDISYRMAARPASR
- a CDS encoding CidA/LrgA family protein; translation: MPALSGFLWLLGFWLIGEAVVTLTGLPVSAGVVGMLLLTLTLALRGGVPSTLAAAAQPLIALLAMLIMPGVVGVFFIIGEMAGHWTAILAGLILGTLLSVFTTLWLMQYLMRRYHVGD
- a CDS encoding LrgB family protein, which produces MSVTNSFDQLATLRAVLLATPLFAVGLTLAAYLLGICVFQRLGRPTWLPAILVAALMLAAVLSLTGIPYQEYQQGAAWLTVLLGPATVALGMPLYQQLPRIRELWRPLLFSLPLAAGLAVIYALGIAWLLGASPTILASLAAKSVTAPIAIGITQQLGGSVALLMGALLITGVAAIAFVSLLARWMGIRDERIIGFALGLNGHALGTVRAFEIGPTAGAFASLGMSLTGVLTALLLPLAWRLLTLAGMSVGS
- the tkt gene encoding transketolase, which gives rise to MPSRFELANAIRALSMDAVQKAKSGHPGAPMGMADIAEVLWNDYLKHNPNDPRWADRDRFVLSNGHGSMLLYSLLHLTGYELSLEQLQCFRQLHSPTAGHPEFGYAPGIETTTGPLGQGLANAVGMAIAEKTLAAQFNRPGHTVVDHYTWCFVGDGCMMEGISHEVSSLAGTHQLGKLVVFYDDNGISIDGEVEGWFTDDTAKRFDAYGWHVVPNVDGHNADEIKAAIELAKSHDDKPSLIICKTMIGFGAPNKQGKEDAHGAPLGEEEVAAARKQLNWPHEPFHIPEPIYQGWEARDKGKKWQEEWNTRFSRYAEAFPAEARELKRRLKGQLPAELSSESLIEQSQEKGESIASRKASQAALNALGPQLPELLGGSADLGPSNLTFWKGAKAITPEDADGNYLHYGVREFGMGAIMNGIALHGGFIPYGATFLIFMEYMRNAVRMAALMGQRAIYIFTHDSIGLGEDGPTHQPIEQLANLRATPNLSTWRPADAVETAAAWDYAIKRHSGPTALVLSRQNLPHQARTRAQLIAIQRGGYVLQDSDTTPELILIATGSELTLAMQAAEKLSQAGKAVRVVSMPATDVFDRQDAEYRESVLPAAVTARVAVEASHQDFWYKYVGLQGRIVAMNSFGESAPAGDLFKHFGFTVENIVAQAEALL